The Candidatus Ancaeobacter aquaticus nucleotide sequence AATATCTATAACGACTTTAATCTGCGTAAGATCTTGCAAACGAACGATCGGCTCTTTCGCATTAATATTTTGAAAATTTTCTACAAATTGTTTTGCTATAACACCTTTAAAAGGCGCTCTAAGATTTGTATCATCAAGCGCTTTTTCAGCTCTATTTAAATCAGAGAGAGAGACATCATGTTTTTCTTCTTTTACTTTTAAATCAGCGATCGGGACAACACCGTCTTCATACAGTTTACGATACCGTTTCAAGTCAGACTGCGCCTCAACATAACTCGCATTTGCAGCGGCAACAGTATATTTATAGTCACGCGGATCTAACCGAGCGATAAGAAAATCTTTGGCAACTTCCTGCCCTCTTTTTATTGGAAGTTCAATCAGTTTACCGCTAACTTCAAAGGCAATATCAGCAGTGTTTATTGCTTCTGCTTTACCGGGATACGTTCCTTTTGACACAACCTGTTGGTCAGCGACAACCATCGTCTTTACTGGACGCGCTACTTGTGCTTTTTCTTCAGGTGCTTTTGATCCGCAAGAAGAAAGACACACAGCCATAACACACAAAAAACTGATGGAGAGTGCCTCTCCCTTTATTACCCGTTTAATTATTCGTTTTAAGTTCATAGATATTTACCTTTCTTCTTTTAAGGGAACGTGCGTAAACAATTTTACTTTGCAGCCCCTAAGTAAGCCTCTAACCGTGAACGCCACTCTTGATACTCTTTTTCTGATTCAAGAAACGTGAACCGCCCAACAGACCGTTCAACAGCCATATAATCAATCAAGAAATCATGCACTGCATTTGCAGCGGTAAGATCTGAAACAAGCGCAGCGTTTTGCGCATCTAAAAGATCAAGTATTGATACTACACCACGTGAATACGCATTGATTACAAGTTCAAGATTCTTTGATGAAGCGCTACGCGCCTTATACGAAAGTTTTATTTTTTGATATGTAGCAAACGCTTTAAATATGTCTGAGCGTATACTCTGATCGATCTTTTGCACGACAGAATCTTTTTCGTATACAAGTCGCGCAAGATTTTCTTTTGCGCGTTGATATCCGGTAATTTTTGCGCCACCTTCAAAAAGTGGGAACGTAAACTTAACGCCTGCGATCCAATCAACTTTACTCAACTCTGTAGATCGCCTACCTCTACCGGCATCACCAAAATTACTCGTAACATCATAAAACCCTGCGGCGTCAGGTAAAATAAAATCTAATTTCTTTGAGAGTAGTCTTCTTTTTTGTGATTTGATAAGAGAAGTATATCTTTTTATTTCGGGAACAGTCTGCACCCCTTCACTAACCATAAAATCAATAAACACTTTAATCGACTGCGGATTATTAATGTACGGATAGATTTCACCATAATGAGGAAAAACATCAGGATCTTCTAACTCTGTATCAGCGATACTGTAAGCATTGTTTAGCGGTAGATTAAGAACACGGTTAAACTCGACTTCAGCAACATTTCTGTCACGCACAGCATCAACAACAGCTTTTTCATCGTTTGCAAACTGGTTTTCCCATCTATACACTTCACCGGGACTTGCAACACCAATATCAACCCTCTTTTTTGCAACATCCAAATTCTTCTCGGTCAACTTCATATTATCTTTTTGCACTTTTTCAAGTGTTTTTGCACGAAGAACATTCAGATACGATACAGAAGCGCTGAGCGCAATATTAAGTTTAAGATTATCATAATTATATACCCGTGAATCCTGCAGTCTTTTTTGTATCGTTATATTAGCCAGAGAGTTTTCTGAGAAAAAGAGCTGGTTTACACCGACTGTACCGGTCCATGCTCTTTGAGGATTAAGCCCGCCAGCCATCCCTGCTCTATCACGATCGACCATTCTGCCTTCTGAAGAGGTATTGGCTTGTGGCAACCAGTCAGTATACGCTTCATACACATTTTGTTGTCCGGCCGCAACAGCACGTTGGCGGGTAAGAATATCAAGGTTGGTTTTGATAGCTCTTTTTACTGCTTCTTTAAGAGTAAATTTACCGGCAGTTTTTTCATCATCTTTTTCATAATTAAGGAGGTCTGCCTTACCCATCAGACCAAAACTTGGCCATACATTTATCTTTTCTGCAGTTGCCATATTAATAGTAATTTTATGCCCGGCGGTAAATTCAACAGGAATAGTCTTAGGATTCTCACCACGCACAATTCTTTGGATAGTAAGCGCTAACTTACGTGACAATCGTTTCTGCTCAGAAGGCGGTGTAACACACATTAGTAGGCCCCACTCAACATATGTTCTATCATAATCAGCAAATGAGGGCAGCTTTGCTTCATTAATAATAGAAATGAGTTCTTTTACCATGTCATTTGGGAGATGATGCTGAGGAAAAACATATACTGCATCAAAACCTTTTTCCAGCTCACCTTTTATGTTATCGAGATTTTTACCTATTTCTATAACACGTACTTCATAACCTAAATGACTCACATGCATATTGATAGCTTTAACAAAACCGGGAAACACTTTTGACAGACCGTCATTACAAAGAAT carries:
- a CDS encoding ABC transporter substrate binding protein, translating into MQNNKHSVFKFVRCVSLSSLAVIVFSSSFLSFSYSQSERTIPKVTIGVIYDGPMEQGYIIDQMVADELRKLVHGEYEIKIPKDKIIVADWTVKSIDAGIEKLLSDDTVDIVVSVGVMSSHQICLRKEYPKPVVASVVLHPGIQGIPKDGDSSGVNNLAYIIVGGRLEVNLKALKEIKPCKKIAILCNDGLSKVFPGFVKAINMHVSHLGYEVRVIEIGKNLDNIKGELEKGFDAVYVFPQHHLPNDMVKELISIINEAKLPSFADYDRTYVEWGLLMCVTPPSEQKRLSRKLALTIQRIVRGENPKTIPVEFTAGHKITINMATAEKINVWPSFGLMGKADLLNYEKDDEKTAGKFTLKEAVKRAIKTNLDILTRQRAVAAGQQNVYEAYTDWLPQANTSSEGRMVDRDRAGMAGGLNPQRAWTGTVGVNQLFFSENSLANITIQKRLQDSRVYNYDNLKLNIALSASVSYLNVLRAKTLEKVQKDNMKLTEKNLDVAKKRVDIGVASPGEVYRWENQFANDEKAVVDAVRDRNVAEVEFNRVLNLPLNNAYSIADTELEDPDVFPHYGEIYPYINNPQSIKVFIDFMVSEGVQTVPEIKRYTSLIKSQKRRLLSKKLDFILPDAAGFYDVTSNFGDAGRGRRSTELSKVDWIAGVKFTFPLFEGGAKITGYQRAKENLARLVYEKDSVVQKIDQSIRSDIFKAFATYQKIKLSYKARSASSKNLELVINAYSRGVVSILDLLDAQNAALVSDLTAANAVHDFLIDYMAVERSVGRFTFLESEKEYQEWRSRLEAYLGAAK
- a CDS encoding efflux RND transporter periplasmic adaptor subunit, whose product is MNLKRIIKRVIKGEALSISFLCVMAVCLSSCGSKAPEEKAQVARPVKTMVVADQQVVSKGTYPGKAEAINTADIAFEVSGKLIELPIKRGQEVAKDFLIARLDPRDYKYTVAAANASYVEAQSDLKRYRKLYEDGVVPIADLKVKEEKHDVSLSDLNRAEKALDDTNLRAPFKGVIAKQFVENFQNINAKEPIVRLQDLTQIKVVIDIPESDASSLTKKKGEMSAVAEFDALPGRRFDLKLLEWETEADPMTQTFHVKFVMDSPDDVMINPGMTAGVALFDDRKESKDTSDRIIVPVDAVFPDAEGNSQVWVLDVKDDTVHKRKVSTGEITGTNGIVITGGIKQGEVIVVSGIRHLREGMKVLPKSENEKLVD